Within the Rhizobium grahamii genome, the region TCCGGAGCAGCGCAAACTGAAGACCCTGGAAGCCAAGGCTTTCGACACGATGGGCCTTGAGGCCAGCGCAACCTCTTCGGAGATCAAGAGCCGGTACAAGGAACTGGTCAAGAAGCACCACCCCGACGCCAATGGCGGCGACCGTGGTTCGGAGGAACGGTTCCGCGCCGTCATCCAGGCCTATCAATTATTGAAGCAGAACGGTTTTTGTTAGTTCCTGTCCTTGCTCTTGGTCTTCAATCAGGTATGGTCCAGATCGGCTGAGGCCGCAGGCAACCGCGGCATAAATTTCTGCGTTTGTCCCACAGGCGCCTCGGCCACTTCCGGGCGCGGCGTTTCTTGTCCGGGACTTTGTTCAAGAATGCTCGCTAGCGGTAGATTATCGCCCCCGAGGTTTCGTTTCAGTCCCGGAGAAGCATCGCCGACGTTCCGACATGAACGAGCGCGGGGTAAACTGCGGCGTCATGGTTGCGAAATGGGCTGAGACAGTATGGCCGGGTGTCGGGCACCCGCCTTGGAGACATGATGAGCAAGATTGACCTTGATATTTCGGAGCTTCCGGACACCACCGTTTCGGTCAGGGAGGTCTTTGGTATCGATTCCGACATCCGCGTGCCGGCGTACAGCCAGGGCAGCGCCTATGTTCCGGATCTCGATCCCGATTATCTCTTCGACCGCGAAACCACGCTCGCCATTCTTGCCGGCTTTGCCCATAACCGACGCGTGATGATTTCAGGCTATCACGGCACCGGTAAGTCCTCGCACATCGAACAGGTCGCCGCTCGCCTGAACTGGCCTTGCGTTCGTATCAACCTCGACAGCCACGTCAGCCGTATCGATCTCGTCGGCAAAGACGCGATCGTCGTCAAGGACGGCCTGCAGGTCACCGAATTCAAGGACGGCATCCTGCCGTGGGCCTACCAGCACAATGTCGCACTCGTCTTCGACGAATACGATGCCGGCCGCCCGGACGTGATGTTCGTCATTCAGCGCGTTCTGGAATCCTCCGGACGCCTGACGCTGCTCGACCAGAGCCGCGTCATCCGCCCGCACCCTGCCTTCCGTCTGTTTGCGACCGCAAACACGATCGGTCTCGGCGATACGACCGGCCTCTATCACGGCACGCAGCAGATCAACCAGGCGCAGATGGACCGTTGGTCCATCGTGACGACGCTG harbors:
- the cobS gene encoding cobaltochelatase subunit CobS — encoded protein: MSKIDLDISELPDTTVSVREVFGIDSDIRVPAYSQGSAYVPDLDPDYLFDRETTLAILAGFAHNRRVMISGYHGTGKSSHIEQVAARLNWPCVRINLDSHVSRIDLVGKDAIVVKDGLQVTEFKDGILPWAYQHNVALVFDEYDAGRPDVMFVIQRVLESSGRLTLLDQSRVIRPHPAFRLFATANTIGLGDTTGLYHGTQQINQAQMDRWSIVTTLNYLPHDHEVNIVAAKVKMFGKDKEGRDTVSKMVRVADLTRASFMNGDLSTVMSPRTVITWAENAEIFGDIAFAFRVTFLNKCDELERPLVAEHYQRAFGVELKESAANIVLEA